The following are from one region of the Rhipicephalus microplus isolate Deutch F79 chromosome 1, USDA_Rmic, whole genome shotgun sequence genome:
- the LOC142801191 gene encoding uncharacterized protein LOC142801191, whose translation MTGCCVPMCTNNSRNGWKLYHFPTEPKRRLLWMVKIKRDKWQPTKSSCVCSAHFEASHFEQHRADQWIKLKPNAVPTVFPFRGLPPQRKAPKDRAGPAVLPDACQETRGDNSTAINCTPLTSAQANLNSRTDSLGAQQPQSCNSQTPDSVPHIMEREEVVISADAPDGARENKQLNKQLSDMGRKYTQLHQVHRKATSTIQALKKQVKKLETKMELFGQRLKFLNDDQLQALGRQSNKGSTWSAETIKQALQIKFSCGKTGYQTLRNLGYPLPSGKTLARRLQGLKFLPGILTEVIDVLKIKAENMQDIEKDCALFLDEMEIARGYELDRAEDVVLGGQTMPENPDEPAHHALVFMVGGLNTRWKQVIAYHFTGSHVEGSILKDYVMKIVQLCAEISLRIRVVTCDMGASNRAMWRELGFSSHRNSITVCSVPHPCLEDKELFFTADAAHVLKNVKSQLLSSEVFFLSDATVCQHNLPSKEVNVDHVRSVIKYDAERELKVAPRLSELHISRGHFTKMKVGVAVRFFREAPAAIRYLIKEDAIEPEAETTAWFLELVFNWYTLMSSRHPSVALSLRDMRRYHESIELLNSALEVFQGMKMGSKAQWKPSQAGLLITTKVVLRLQDILLRSEGYEFFLTSRILQDCLENLFSVVRIRKPVPNAYDLKCALKLVCVSQFLHAPGTSSYEVDDAKYLADMLAKGKQEHGEVEADVIDDSEILFIEELQENECNILFYIGGFLLKGMLSVVAGCGHCNSALLGSTESEHATLTILKEYRSEGGNLTYPSKDVLLTLKSCEEHFRGIISWSEGLLRLRSPLKAVTDYLNEMVRPCVKTCSEHSDAVAKLLIANYARLRLRVHLRHVSSNGVNEHGSKTCAGVSLP comes from the exons ATGACTGGGTGCTGCGTGCCCATGTGCACGAACAACTCCAGAAATGGTTGGAAACTCTACCATTTTCCGACAGAGCCCAAAAGAAGGCTGCTATGGATGGTGAAGATTAAGCGAGACAAGTGGCAGCCTACGAAGTCCTCGTGTGTATGCAGT GCACATTTTGAAGCAAGCCATTTCGAGCAGCACCGAGCTGACCAGTGGATAAAACTGAAGCCGAACGCTGTGCCAACGGTGTTCCCTTTCAGGG gcttgcctccacaAAGGAAGGCGCCAAAGGACAGGGCAGGACCTGCTGTGTTGCCTGATGCATGCCAAGAAACACGCGGTGACAACTCTACGGCCATTAATTGTACGCCACTCACAAGTGCACAGGCGAATTTAAATTCACGCACAGACAGTCTTGGCGCACAGCAACCGCAAAGCTGCAATTCTCAGACGCCTGATTCAGTACCGCACATTATGGAAAGGGAAGAAGTTGTGATCTCGGCCGATGCACCTGACGGGGCACGTGAAAACAAGCAGTTAAATAAGCAGCTCTCCGATATGGGCAGAAAATACACTCAGCTACATCAAGTCCATCGGAAAGCCACCTCAACCATTCAAGCActaaaaaaacaggtgaaaaaattGGAAACCAAAATGGAATTATTCGGACAGCGTTTGAAATTCCTCAATGATGACCAGCTGCAGGCTCTTGGGCGCCAGAGTAATAAGGGAAGCACTTGGTCTGCAGAAACAATCAAGCAGGCGCTTCAGATTAAGTTTTCCTGTGGAAAAACTGGTTACCAGACACTAAGAAATCTGGGCTACCCCTTGCCATCCGGAAAAACCCTTGCACGTCGCCTTCAGGGCCTCAAGTTTCTTCCCGGAATTTTGACGGAAGTCATCGATGTTCTCAAAATCAAAGCAGAGAACATGCAAGACATTGAAAAAGACTGTGCTTTGTTCTTGGATGAAATGGAGATTGCTCGCGGGTACGAGCTCGATCGCGCTGAGGATGTGGTGTTGGGGGGGCAAACTATGCCAGAAAATCCAGACGAACCTGCACATCACGCACTAGTGTTCATGGTAGGAGGCCTGAATACGAGATGGAAGCAAGTGATTGCCTACCACTTCACCGGAAGTCATGTAGAGGGTAGTATCCTCAAGGACTACGTCATGAAGATAGTGCAGCTCTGCGCGGAAATCTCTTTAAGAATCCGTGTCGTCACTTGCGACATGGGGGCTTCTAATCGGGCTATGTGGCGCGAGCTCGGATTCTCCAGCCACAGGAATTCCATTACTGTATGTTCAGTGCCTCACCCCTGTCTGGAAGacaaagaattgtttttcacagcaGATGCTGCACACGTGCTGAAGAATGTCAAGTCACAGTTGCTTTCATCGGAAGTATTCTTTCTGAGTGATGCAACAGTATGCCAGCACAATCTGCCATCAAAAGAAGTGAACGTGGACCATGTGCGCAGTGTAATTAAGTATGATGCTGAACGAGAGCTGAAAGTCGCCCCGAGGCTCTCAGAGTTACACATTTCGCGAGGCCATTTCACAAAAATGAAAGTGGGAGTTGCTGTCCGCTTCTTCAGGGAAGCTCCTGCAGCGATTCGGTACCTAATTAAAGAGGACGCGATAGAGCCGGAGGCAGAGACAACAGCTTGGTTTCTAGAATTAGTATTCAACTGGTACACGCTAATGTCTTCCCGCCACCCatcagttgctctcagccttcgaGACATGCGGAGGTACCACGAATCAATTGAGCTACTGAACTCGGCCCTCGAAGTTTTTCAAGGAATGAAGATGGGAAGCAAGGCACAGTGGAAGCCTTCGCAAGCAGGTTTACTAATAACAACAAAAGTCGTTCTTCGTCTCCAAGACATTCTCTTGCGCAGTGAAGGATACGAATTCTTCCTCACGAGCAGAATCTTGCAAGACTGCCTCGAAAATTTGTTTTCGGTGGTGCGCATCAGGAAGCCTGTTCCTAACGCATATGACTTAAAGTGTGCCCTGAAGCTTGTGTGCGTGAGTCAGTTCCTTCATGCACCCGGAACGTCAAGCTACGAAGTCGACGATGCTAAGTACCTCGCCGACATGCTTGCAAAAGGCAAACAAGAGCACGGGGAGGTGGAAGCTGATGTCATTGATGACTCGGAAATTTTGTTCattgaagaacttcaagaaaacgaATGCAACATCCTTTTCTACATCGGCGGCTTCCTTTTAAAAGGTATGCTGAGTGTTGTAGCGGGATGCGGGCATTGTAATTCTGCCTTGTTAGGCTCAACTGAAAGCGAGCACGCAACTCTGACTATTCTGAAGGAGTACAGGAGTGAAGGTGGCAACCTCACATATCCCAGCAAGGATGTTTTGCTGACACTCAAGTCGTGTGAAGAGCATTTCAGGGGCATCATAAGTTGGAGTGAGGGCTTGCTGCGCTTAAGGTCCCCGTTGAAGGCCGTGACCGATTATTTGAACGAGATGGTGCGCCCTTGCGTAAAGACTTGCTCCGAGCACAGTGACGCCGTAGCAAAACTCCTTATTGCGAATTATGCAAGACTGAGGCTTCGCGTGCATTTGCGCCACGTTAGTTCAAACGGCGTCAATGAACACGGAAGCAAGACGTGCGCTGGGGTAAGCCTTCCGTGA